One window of the Babesia microti strain RI chromosome IV, complete genome genome contains the following:
- a CDS encoding Thioredoxin domain-containing protein 9 homolog (overlaps_old_locusTagID:BBM_III09500;~overlaps_old_locusTagID:BBM_III09505): MNNSAIYDAATKVVSEAVIKNKLKEFEKESVDVIREVEKDKCDKQIEIDDDDMISSWRERRAKQLKRIKDEMREFMENGHGQLDRVGTEADIIKLSTKTERIICHLTQDEFRMCQTIESALTKLAKKHIETKFVSIEATKAPFFTEKLAIRILPTIICILNGKVEEIIIGFDKIGGMKLDFDMLEELLTSHKMIVSHLNDC, from the exons ATGAATAACTCAGCAATTTACGATGCAGCCACGAAAGTGGTTTCg GAAGCAgtgattaaaaataaacttaAGGAATTTGAGAAGGAAAGTGTGGATGTAATAAGGGAGGTTGAAAAGGATAAATGCGATAAACagattgaaattgatgacGATGATATGATCTCTAGCTGGAGGGAGAGGCGTGCAAAGCAATTGAAG agAATAAAGGATGAAATGCGAGAATTTATGGAAAACGGCCATGGCCAACTAGATAGAGTGGGGACTGAGGCAGATATTATCAAACTATCCACCAAAACTGAGAGGATTATTTGTCACCTAACTCAGGATGAATTTCGGATGTGCCAAACAATCGAAAGTGCTCTAACAAAACTAGCCAAAAAACATATCGAAACTAAATTTGTAAG CATTGAAGCGACGAAAGCGCCGTTTTTTACAGAAAAACTTGCAATACGCATCCTTCCCACCATCATATGCATTTTAAACGGAAAGGTGGAGGAGATAATCATCGGGTTTGATAAAATAGGAGGGATGAAACTCGATTTTGACATGCTAGAAGAGTTGCTGACATCACATAAGATGATTGTATCACATTTAAATGACTGTTAA
- a CDS encoding conserved Plasmodium protein, unknown function (overlaps_old_locusTagID:BBM_III09500;~overlaps_old_locusTagID:BBM_III09505), whose translation MGDRQWKELLNWTLKNAISDTNDNDNTTKFKKMSKEDLDFLTKALESTKEAEKQLETAIKDTVSFVNGEFQLDDANIMKNLYIIESYLDEHPAHSLDIAKNEILNTLMKLIESDNVEIVKLTLKILTSALGNNEVVSNEAFSRGLLDKLFSRIDGFYDISPIISTMSALVSSYPPSGKDFAKFGRYNLLNSIFETNHAHRTKEKATMLIYHLVNNKVVDLNMLNVDGIIASILPFKDESLQFREVFGEMVLSIIENYPKQIDKVQLTQLLQSDGSKWDSDVLQQQLTQIKNFLNN comes from the exons atggGAGATCGTCAATGGAAAGAGTTACTAAATTGGACGTTAAAGAATGCCATATCTGATACTAATGACAATGACAATACAACTAAATTTAAGAAAATGAGTAAAGAAGATTTAGATTTTCTTACTAAAGCCTTAGAGAGCACTAAAGAAGCTGAAAAACAATTAGAAACTGCTATTAAGGACACTGTAAGTTTTGTAAATGGAGAGTTTCAATTGGATGATGCGAATATAATGAAAAATCTTTATATCATAGAATCATACTTAGATGAACATCCAGCTCACTCACTAGACATAGCAAA aaaTGAAATACTGAATACATTAATGAAGTTAATCGAATCTGATAATGtggaaattgtaaaattgacaCTGAAAATATTAACTTCGGCATTGGGAAACAATGAAGTTGTTTCAAATGAGGCTTTTAGTAGAGGC cttttggataaattattttcaagAATTGATGGTTTTTATGATATATCCCCAATCATATCCACGATGTCCGCATTAGTCAGTTCCTATCCCCCGTCTGGGAAG gatttCGCTAAATTTGGAAGATATAATCTGCTTAATAGCATTTTTGAAACTAATCACGCTCACAGG ACTAAAGAAAAAGCGACAATGCTGATTTATCACCTCGTAAACAATAAGGTTGTCGATTTAAATATGCTGAATGTGGATGGAATAATCGCATCAATACTACCATTTAAAGATGAATCATTACAATTTAGGGAAGTTTTTGGCGAAATGGTATTGTCAATCATCGAGAACTATCCTAAACAGATTGACAAAGTGCAATTGACGCAATTGTTACAATCAGATGGTTCAAAATGGGATTCAGATGTGTTGCAACAACAATTAACGCAGATTAAAAActttttaaacaattag
- a CDS encoding PPR repeat family (overlaps_old_locusTagID:BBM_III09510), with product MLCSRPWWTRKITLARARKQIDFLNKNAERSPDNGKINRCGLSSGLFQRKAIFRRPVVRIPSLARQSINNNTNNTNCQSIFDETNKESIISASKSRKELNKGLLSVSERGNAAFWECKPFVRQAEWLFNHNVKSVIKNEVSVISQTNNKNFESTSVYSKSRTPNSQTETEDIIHRQSVDDGCTTSGDNQQQSFPIFIKEVLSKIPNAPYTSNLEDNFSIAEQISLLKSQHANLLSSDISPESLKTAEILLSFYPGIERKERLNEVQQFKSETFESLIQKGGEIDKINLLIKQRALDGNLTDCLEILNKMKIYGLNPSVQTYNNVLLSTCALKNPKSARFIYLKMVAESLTPDIKTFSILIKTHVLARDLNSAFALQRKMERDGIASDVVVFSILIDGLVNNGHVDRAWETYNYARTWRLIEPDQVLFTIMIKACYKNGEVEKALNLYDEMIAMGLHPTDLTYTTLIKSMGKRKGFMDKAFHFYNLMKCEDMPITKSVYQHLLKCCGRNGVYSRAELTLNEYKNAGFQPEEVDIYHLIMSMKKGARVKGLSGVTIRKVFDMIKTAADGGVAITSVTLNGLIELYQAGGFYKYAIEVLEIFPHFNATPNQHTYEILLKFLGSELKEPGMFFNLWKLMRSKGVTPSHKLMCLALQVALMSGSSKMTLEVLREMYNLRIFPTPKLVTELYKRGKHIVEIHLAVKDLEELQRNLVQQRCKRETELLQSYVDERQLNSYAQGKKLNQPTMYHRLRSKTFKRLKQHT from the exons ATGTTATGTAGTAGACCCTGGTGGACGCGCAAGATCACGCTCGCAAGGGCACGTAAGCAGATAgattttttgaacaaaaatGCAGAAAGATCACCAGataatggtaaaattaatagGTGTGGATTAAGTTCCGGATTATTCCAAAGAAAAGCCATTTTCAGGCGCCCAGTCGTTAGGATTCCATCTTTGGCACGacaatcaataaataata ACACCAACAATACCAATTGCCAATCTATATTTGACGAGACCAACAAGGAATCGATAATATCAGCCTCAAAATCCAGAAAAGAATTGAACAAAGGATTGTTATCTGTTTCTGAAAGGGGAAATGCTGCCTTCTGGGAATGCAAGCCATTTGTTCGTCAAGCAGAATGGCTATTCAATCATAACGTCAAATCTGTCATAAAGAATGAAGTCAGCGTTATTTCtcaaacaaataataagaATTTTGAATCTACTAGTGTATATTCTAAGTCTAGGACTCCAAACTCACAAACAGAAACCGAAGATATTATACACAGACAATCAGTAGATGATGGATGTACAACAAGTGGAGATAATCAACAGCAAAGCTTCCCAATTTTCATAAAAGAAGTGCTGTCTAAGATACCAAATGCGCCTTATACGTCTAATTTGGaagataatttttcaattgccGAACAAATAAGTTTATTAAAGTCACAGCACGCAAACTTATTGTCATCCGATATTTCCCCTGAAAGTCTAAAAACTGCcgaaattttattaagCTTCTACCCGGGAATTGAACGTAAAGAAAGGTTAAATGAGGTGCAACAGTTTAAATCTGAAACTTTTGAATCACTTATACAAAAGGGGGGTGAAATCGATAAGATTAATTTGCTTATTAAGCAAAGGGCACTAGACGGCAATCTGACTGATTGTCtagaaatattaaataaaatgaaaatCTACGGATTAAATCCCAGTGTACAGACATATAACAACGTGTTACTAAGTACTTGTGCCCTTAAAAATCCCAAATCTGCGCGATTTATCTACCTAAAAATGGTGGCAGAATCACTTACTCCAGATATTAAAACATTCAGTATACTAATCAAAACGCACGTACTGGCCAGGGATTTAAACTCGGCCTTTGCTCTGCAAAGGAAGATGGAAAGAGATGGCATTGCTAGTGACGTGGTTGTTTTCTCTATCTTAATTGATGGGCTAGTAAATAATGGCCATGTTGATCGTGCCTGGGAGACATATAATTATGCGCGAACTTGGCGTCTAATAGAACCAGACCAAGTGCTATTTACTATAATGATCAAGGCATGTTACAAAAATGGAGAAGTAGAGAAAGCACTGAATTTATATGATGAAATGATAGCTATGGGCCTCCACCCTACTGACTTAACTTATACTACTTTAATTAAATCTATGGGTAAAAGGAAGGGATTTATGGATAAAGCTTTCCACTTCTACAACCTGATGAAATGCGAAGATATGCCAATTACCAAATCTGTTTACCAGCACTTACTTAAGTGCTGCGGGAGGAATGGAGTGTATTCTCGAGCAGAATTAACactaaatgaatataagAATGCAGGTTTTCAGCCCGAAGAAGTTGACATATACCATTTAATTATGTCTATGAAAAAGGGTGCCAGGGTTAAGGGATTGAGCGGTGTAACTATAAGGAAGGTTTTTGATATGATCAAAACAGCTGCTGATGGAGGTGTTGCAATAACTTCAGTTACACTAAATGGTCTGATTGAATTATATCAAGCGGGAGGGTTTTACAAATACGCAATTGAAgttttggaaatatttccACATTTTAACGCCACACCCAATCAGCACACATACGAGATACTCCTCAA ATTTTTGGGTAGCGAACTTAAGGAACCTGGAATGTTTTTCAACCTTTGGAAATTGATGCGCAGCAAGGGAGTAACTCCATCGCATAAATTAATGTGTTTGGCACTTCAAGTGGCACTAATGTCCG GTTCGAGTAAAATGACTCTAGAAGTATTGCGTGAGATGTACAATTTAAGGATTTTCCCTACACCTAAGCTTGTAACGGAATTGTACAAACGGGGGAAACACATAGTGGAGATTCACCTTGCAGTTAAGGATTTGGAGGAGTTACAAAGAAATTTAGTGCAGCAAAGGTGTAAAAGGGAAACAGAATTGCTGCAATCTTATGTAGACGAGAGGCAACTTAACTCTTACGCTCAGGGCAAGAAGCTGAAT